One window from the genome of Desulforamulus ruminis DSM 2154 encodes:
- a CDS encoding V4R domain-containing protein, with the protein MQYENKPSKFTWEGLGDIGEGRKNMGPDMPVLVYRLFQYTLKDILAREYDEETACSLYRAAGHLAGTELAKNVLDLSGDFDFFVANLTNKLKELKIGILRIEKADLDSLTFTLTVSEDLDCSGLPISDQTVCDYDEGFIAGVLEVYSGRQFTVKEIDCWATGDRICRFSAALK; encoded by the coding sequence ATGCAATATGAAAATAAACCATCCAAGTTCACTTGGGAGGGCCTTGGAGATATTGGCGAAGGCAGAAAAAATATGGGACCGGATATGCCGGTGCTTGTTTACCGCCTGTTTCAATATACTTTAAAAGATATTTTAGCCAGAGAATATGACGAAGAGACTGCCTGCAGCCTGTATCGGGCAGCCGGACATCTGGCCGGTACGGAGCTGGCAAAAAACGTATTAGATCTTTCCGGCGACTTTGATTTCTTTGTTGCTAATCTAACCAATAAGCTTAAAGAGCTTAAAATCGGGATCTTACGTATTGAGAAAGCGGACCTGGACTCTCTTACCTTTACTCTGACGGTTTCGGAAGATCTGGATTGTTCGGGCTTACCTATTTCCGATCAAACCGTATGTGACTACGATGAAGGGTTTATCGCAGGTGTTTTGGAAGTATACAGCGGCCGCCAATTTACCGTAAAAGAAATCGACTGCTGGGCAACTGGGGACAGGATCTGCCGATTCTCCGCAGCTTTAAAATAG
- a CDS encoding PTS sugar transporter subunit IIC/EAL domain-containing protein, which translates to MIEKFEALVSKLANQQTLRALRKGLLYLMPFILIGSIVLALLNLPIPAYQNFLLCVFGEGWREIGHLIHRGTLQIMAITALITVSYAISMEKRLVKSGEVNAIIIVITAFASFIAFINDSNMIISAEEAGSAGMFGAIVISVLSCELFCFFYKCRDCIQPSDLINYNGSALIRASFRAVIPALLTVSIFSVTKMLLDFIGLTGSQAMLLQAINEIWMTGQNYSSALIIIVITHILWFFGIHGGNVIMDALSDATPVISSATDASILTKEFLDTYVYLGGAGATLGLLVALLLIGKKSSENRLAKISILPGIFNINEIMIFGLPIIFNAYFFIPFVLSPVILSFTAWTSVRMGWVPPVTQAVEWTTPIFLSGYLGTGSVDGIVMQAVNLALAVLVYIPFVRLQERRQQRVRITVFKNLGSEIQQIQEQQKKTVLNRHDEIGSLARALVSEIKDGFRNRTQTLHLEYQPKVNHKGEVMGAEALLRWIHPIYGYVSPLVILRICDEANLTNELGIWVMNQAFGDLKRWQKQGYKVSLSVNLSPRQLQEDESLVQTVQSHVNRLGIEPRYMELELVENAAIDSSDSTRSKLEKIKGMGINLSIDDFGMGHSSLLYICDFYANIVKIDAALVRAVTSDKQRQQIVKSILSLCSQLNVKAVAEGVETKEQVQLLHELGCEYYQGFYFSRSLSIDSFLEYVKQHGVVDQSC; encoded by the coding sequence ATGATAGAAAAATTTGAGGCGCTTGTATCTAAACTGGCGAATCAACAAACTCTTCGGGCTCTTCGCAAAGGATTATTATATTTGATGCCGTTCATTTTAATAGGTTCCATTGTTCTGGCACTGCTTAATCTGCCCATTCCAGCTTACCAGAATTTCCTGCTGTGTGTTTTTGGGGAAGGATGGCGGGAAATTGGGCATCTGATACATAGAGGTACACTTCAAATCATGGCCATTACAGCGCTGATTACGGTCAGCTATGCCATTTCAATGGAAAAAAGACTTGTGAAATCCGGCGAGGTAAATGCAATTATTATTGTAATAACGGCGTTTGCCTCTTTTATTGCATTTATAAATGACTCAAATATGATTATAAGTGCGGAAGAGGCAGGTTCCGCTGGTATGTTTGGAGCTATCGTCATATCTGTACTATCCTGCGAACTGTTTTGCTTTTTTTACAAATGCCGTGACTGTATCCAGCCTTCGGATCTGATCAATTATAACGGGAGCGCTCTGATCCGGGCATCTTTTCGGGCTGTTATACCTGCTCTGCTCACCGTCTCTATTTTCAGTGTGACCAAAATGCTGCTGGATTTTATCGGGCTGACCGGAAGTCAGGCAATGCTTTTGCAGGCAATAAATGAGATATGGATGACAGGACAGAACTACTCTTCCGCATTGATCATTATTGTTATCACGCATATCTTATGGTTTTTTGGCATACATGGCGGCAATGTCATTATGGATGCGCTGTCAGATGCAACACCGGTTATTTCTTCAGCGACAGATGCCAGTATCCTCACCAAGGAATTTCTCGATACATATGTTTATTTGGGGGGCGCCGGAGCAACTCTGGGATTGCTGGTTGCCTTGTTATTGATTGGGAAAAAAAGTAGTGAAAACCGGTTGGCAAAGATTTCTATACTGCCCGGTATCTTTAATATAAACGAAATCATGATTTTTGGTTTGCCGATCATATTCAACGCATATTTCTTTATTCCATTTGTCTTATCGCCTGTTATTCTGAGTTTTACTGCCTGGACATCTGTACGTATGGGATGGGTGCCTCCGGTAACGCAGGCAGTGGAATGGACAACCCCCATTTTTTTGTCCGGTTATCTCGGTACAGGATCAGTTGATGGGATTGTAATGCAGGCCGTTAACCTGGCATTGGCCGTATTGGTATATATTCCTTTCGTCCGGTTACAGGAAAGGCGCCAACAACGCGTCCGTATTACAGTTTTTAAAAACCTGGGAAGTGAGATTCAACAGATCCAGGAACAACAGAAGAAAACCGTCCTAAACCGACACGATGAAATAGGTTCTCTCGCCCGTGCCTTAGTAAGCGAGATCAAGGATGGTTTTAGGAACCGTACACAAACCCTTCATTTGGAGTACCAGCCTAAAGTAAACCACAAAGGCGAAGTTATGGGAGCGGAGGCTCTCCTGCGATGGATTCATCCTATCTATGGATATGTATCACCATTAGTCATATTGCGTATCTGCGATGAAGCCAACCTCACCAATGAATTGGGAATATGGGTTATGAATCAGGCATTCGGCGATTTAAAACGCTGGCAAAAACAAGGCTACAAAGTATCCCTTTCTGTGAATTTGAGTCCACGGCAACTACAGGAGGACGAATCACTGGTTCAAACTGTACAGTCCCACGTTAACCGGTTAGGTATTGAGCCCAGGTATATGGAACTGGAGCTTGTGGAAAATGCCGCAATCGATTCAAGCGATTCCACTCGGAGCAAGCTGGAAAAAATAAAGGGCATGGGCATAAATCTATCCATTGATGATTTTGGAATGGGGCACAGTTCGTTGCTATACATTTGTGATTTTTATGCCAATATCGTAAAGATAGATGCCGCTCTGGTACGCGCGGTTACCAGTGACAAGCAACGCCAGCAAATTGTAAAATCCATCCTTTCCCTTTGCAGTCAGTTAAATGTTAAGGCCGTGGCTGAAGGCGTAGAAACAAAGGAGCAGGTCCAACTGCTTCATGAACTTGGCTGTGAGTATTATCAGGGCTTCTATTTCAGCAGGTCTTTGAGCATTGATAGTTTTCTGGAATATGTAAAGCAGCACGGCGTGGTGGACCAATCTTGTTAG
- a CDS encoding S-layer homology domain-containing protein, whose protein sequence is MQKKFGIVLLGSMLAGVLFLGPMGLGQAVEMVKAPFNPAQQKESTVRNTNHLSASPMESSYNQSFVSRAEVATKLVDALDLNLDGYRFFEAPEVKDFFDDVPLNSPAAEAITILGYNGALNTVDRSFGPDEKMPREEMAVILANLMHQKAKISASQPGEIPSVKDLSQVDKEAVEAVQQVVGLKIMDVDQQGNFQPQQGMTQEELNKILANLKQRINTNNSDISARIITDAEGGRKVELSWGEKPSSGYEIKIIDLALEGETLNVTYQTREPSSGSYNSTAITEPKDSHSIPAQYPLNLKIQLQKK, encoded by the coding sequence ATGCAAAAAAAATTCGGCATTGTGCTCCTCGGGAGTATGCTGGCGGGTGTTCTTTTTCTGGGGCCTATGGGATTGGGTCAGGCTGTTGAAATGGTAAAAGCACCCTTTAACCCGGCTCAGCAAAAGGAAAGTACTGTAAGAAATACAAATCATTTATCCGCTTCACCGATGGAGTCATCATACAATCAATCCTTTGTAAGCAGGGCAGAAGTGGCTACAAAATTGGTAGACGCCCTGGACCTAAATTTGGATGGCTACCGTTTTTTTGAAGCTCCGGAGGTAAAGGACTTTTTTGATGATGTGCCGCTAAACTCTCCGGCTGCGGAAGCCATTACCATATTGGGTTATAACGGCGCTCTGAATACGGTGGACAGGTCCTTCGGACCGGATGAAAAAATGCCGCGGGAAGAGATGGCTGTTATCCTTGCCAATTTGATGCATCAGAAAGCCAAAATTTCGGCTAGTCAGCCGGGGGAAATTCCTTCTGTAAAGGATTTGTCTCAGGTTGACAAAGAAGCGGTTGAGGCGGTCCAACAGGTGGTTGGTTTGAAGATTATGGATGTCGATCAGCAGGGAAATTTCCAGCCGCAGCAGGGAATGACCCAGGAAGAATTAAATAAAATTCTGGCCAACCTGAAACAACGAATCAACACCAACAATTCCGATATATCGGCCAGGATCATAACCGATGCGGAGGGAGGACGGAAAGTAGAGCTTTCCTGGGGTGAAAAGCCTTCCAGCGGTTATGAAATAAAAATTATTGACCTGGCGTTAGAGGGTGAAACCTTAAACGTAACCTATCAAACAAGGGAGCCTTCGTCGGGGTCTTACAATTCCACGGCCATTACCGAACCCAAGGATAGTCACTCCATACCCGCTCAATATCCGCTAAATTTAAAAATTCAATTACAGAAAAAATAA
- a CDS encoding methyl-accepting chemotaxis protein codes for MKGKKSSGVNAAAEHRGKSIKVLKLKIHKLQMKGKLALFIGVLLTGTILLLSAISYINLDRAYRQSVKATEQAYDNKIKTALESMIGVLNVNYQRYLDGEITEQQALESAKKIVRDTRYDNNSYFWVYTEDGTCVVHMDPEIEGTQRYDITDQEGTYYVRNIIAAGNQAGGGYTDYYTKKPGQTGAFQKRTYTLKYEPYGWYISTGNYYNDINQAVAEQQQQKIIAHLILLAVSLVVAVLGVVITFRALNRLTGPLMGVAKRLQLLSEGDAHTPPVPVVQTQDEMQILTQATETLILSIREIVGDLTMHLKNMAQGDMATPITQQYVGDFIPIQESVRGIYSSLNRILASINHSADMVNSSASQVADASQMLAAGATEQASAVEELSASIATVSDQVGHNAAGVSMATGNVVKTVTDVKDGNEKMQQMLSAMERINSSSDEIRGIAKTVKGIAEQTNLLALNAAIEAAQAGTAGKGFAVVANEVRNLAGKAAEAAKRTSLLIENSIHEVKEGSQVAEETAQILQNVSKEALELQNIIENIDKASKEQAVAIEQITKGMEQISAVVQNNAATAEECSASSQELSAQSSFLQNEVSRFRIVKQ; via the coding sequence ATGAAAGGGAAAAAGTCAAGCGGCGTAAATGCTGCCGCTGAGCATAGGGGGAAAAGCATCAAAGTGTTGAAATTAAAAATTCATAAGTTACAGATGAAAGGAAAGCTGGCCCTGTTCATTGGAGTTTTGTTGACTGGAACAATCCTGTTGCTGTCAGCAATATCTTATATTAACCTGGACAGGGCTTATCGACAGTCTGTTAAAGCTACGGAACAGGCCTACGACAATAAAATTAAGACTGCACTGGAAAGCATGATTGGTGTTCTTAACGTAAACTATCAAAGGTATCTCGACGGAGAAATCACCGAGCAGCAGGCGCTGGAATCTGCGAAAAAAATCGTTCGCGACACACGCTATGATAACAACAGCTACTTCTGGGTGTACACGGAAGATGGCACGTGCGTGGTTCATATGGACCCTGAAATTGAAGGTACGCAGCGCTATGATATTACGGATCAGGAAGGAACCTATTATGTACGTAATATCATTGCTGCGGGTAATCAGGCTGGCGGCGGCTATACTGATTACTACACCAAAAAGCCGGGACAAACAGGAGCGTTTCAAAAAAGAACCTATACCTTGAAATATGAGCCTTATGGCTGGTACATAAGCACAGGAAATTATTACAACGACATCAATCAGGCAGTTGCAGAACAGCAGCAACAAAAAATAATCGCTCACTTAATTCTGCTTGCAGTCAGTTTAGTTGTTGCTGTTTTAGGCGTTGTGATTACCTTTCGGGCCCTGAACCGTCTGACCGGTCCGTTAATGGGAGTTGCCAAGCGCCTCCAGCTCCTTTCAGAAGGCGATGCCCATACGCCGCCGGTGCCGGTAGTTCAGACCCAGGACGAAATGCAAATCCTGACACAGGCTACGGAAACCTTGATACTCAGCATTCGGGAGATTGTTGGCGATCTTACGATGCATCTAAAAAATATGGCGCAGGGGGATATGGCAACGCCTATCACACAGCAATATGTAGGGGATTTCATTCCGATCCAGGAATCCGTTCGGGGCATCTATAGCTCTTTAAACCGGATTTTGGCGAGCATCAATCATTCCGCGGACATGGTGAATTCGAGCGCATCCCAGGTAGCGGACGCTTCCCAGATGCTTGCTGCCGGCGCCACAGAACAGGCCAGCGCCGTTGAGGAACTGTCGGCGTCCATTGCTACCGTATCCGACCAAGTAGGCCATAATGCTGCCGGTGTCAGTATGGCAACCGGTAATGTGGTAAAAACCGTAACTGATGTGAAAGACGGTAATGAGAAAATGCAGCAGATGCTCTCTGCCATGGAACGGATAAACAGCAGTTCCGACGAAATAAGGGGAATTGCCAAAACGGTAAAAGGCATTGCGGAACAGACCAACCTTTTGGCGCTTAATGCAGCCATTGAAGCTGCGCAAGCCGGTACGGCGGGCAAGGGTTTTGCTGTTGTTGCCAACGAAGTGCGTAATTTAGCCGGGAAAGCGGCTGAGGCAGCGAAAAGAACTTCTCTTCTCATTGAAAATTCCATTCACGAGGTAAAAGAAGGTTCACAGGTTGCCGAGGAAACAGCACAGATACTGCAAAATGTGTCGAAGGAAGCTCTGGAACTTCAAAATATCATCGAAAACATTGACAAGGCTTCAAAGGAGCAGGCCGTTGCCATAGAACAGATCACGAAAGGTATGGAGCAGATATCGGCCGTTGTGCAAAACAATGCGGCAACAGCGGAAGAGTGCTCAGCATCCAGCCAGGAACTTTCTGCCCAGTCATCCTTTCTACAGAATGAGGTGTCCCGATTCAGAATAGTGAAGCAGTAA
- a CDS encoding sensor domain-containing diguanylate cyclase — protein sequence MDDESQKTLAAIQAVLERLLSGKQCGTMEVHSPIPEFQKLVGQINQLIQNISEMNRLAIDLSQGKLDGPIPPRHNYMAGPLKQLHSQLSTLTWSWQQLRSGYIVSKLENTGQLFDAFNELIDQVAAASTREENSAASNTPTSFNSWRYHQILQTLDMLHILVLEVDSGGRVVYANRPAKEILGDIEYISEQTESNVLGLIAINKEENNFPVFREIYEDSSNTWYRVTSDRCLLPNGQVFFFNTIEDISEWKINEYQLKMSARVDAMTGTYNRKAGLEELEEILARARPVANCIAFIDIDGLKNINDTYGHSEGDYTIKSIARVLLSSVRGSDIVCRYGGDEFLIIFENCTEEVAEKIITRMYEKLKKLDRKNLKSYALCFSYGIVPFSNCSNSAHKAADLLKLADQKMYQRKKQKSRKYKNPNLRDC from the coding sequence ATGGACGATGAAAGTCAAAAAACGCTTGCAGCAATACAAGCTGTATTGGAGAGGCTGCTGTCCGGAAAGCAGTGCGGCACAATGGAAGTACATTCCCCTATACCTGAATTCCAGAAGCTGGTCGGGCAGATAAATCAATTGATTCAAAACATAAGTGAAATGAACCGTCTGGCCATTGACCTTTCGCAAGGCAAGCTGGATGGCCCCATCCCTCCCCGGCATAATTACATGGCCGGCCCGTTGAAGCAGCTCCACTCCCAATTGTCTACTTTGACATGGAGCTGGCAACAGTTACGGTCGGGATATATAGTTAGTAAACTGGAGAATACCGGCCAATTATTTGATGCGTTTAATGAGCTGATCGATCAGGTGGCGGCAGCTTCCACGCGGGAAGAAAATAGCGCTGCCTCTAATACGCCCACATCATTTAACAGTTGGCGTTACCACCAGATTCTCCAGACACTCGATATGCTGCACATTTTGGTGCTGGAAGTGGATAGCGGCGGGCGTGTGGTGTACGCCAACCGCCCGGCTAAAGAAATACTGGGAGATATAGAATATATCTCAGAGCAAACGGAAAGCAATGTGCTGGGGCTTATCGCAATAAACAAAGAGGAAAATAATTTTCCGGTTTTTCGGGAGATTTATGAAGACAGCAGCAACACATGGTATCGAGTTACGTCCGACAGATGTTTACTTCCCAATGGACAAGTGTTTTTCTTCAACACGATCGAAGATATTAGTGAATGGAAAATTAACGAGTATCAATTAAAGATGTCTGCTAGGGTGGATGCGATGACTGGGACCTATAACCGTAAAGCAGGGCTGGAGGAATTGGAAGAGATTCTGGCCCGTGCAAGACCCGTGGCTAACTGTATTGCTTTTATCGACATCGACGGCTTGAAAAACATCAATGATACTTATGGTCACAGTGAAGGGGATTATACAATAAAAAGTATTGCCAGGGTGCTTCTCTCATCAGTTCGTGGTTCGGATATCGTCTGCAGGTACGGAGGGGATGAATTTCTGATTATCTTCGAAAACTGTACGGAAGAAGTAGCAGAAAAAATCATCACAAGGATGTATGAAAAGCTAAAAAAACTGGACCGTAAAAATCTAAAATCCTATGCATTGTGCTTCAGTTATGGTATTGTACCTTTTTCTAATTGTTCCAATTCTGCCCACAAGGCTGCTGACCTGTTGAAACTGGCCGACCAAAAGATGTATCAACGTAAAAAGCAAAAAAGCAGGAAATACAAAAACCCTAACCTCAGGGATTGTTAA
- a CDS encoding DUF4261 domain-containing protein, whose protein sequence is MFWNKRKAPKNQEANQPVNGENSILKQDLSEKAKYSGVYVMRLLFKEKVSRPASPALTDRLKARFGGIDVVSDTSGLVSFALTDHLVTYKDDKKVPSQLMLVECNPVQEPIGDAINRTQFWDCPDGVELLDSCPWQVMTSDFMAGGLPPLERADILADWLEILLDLFPQCAAVYFDASGKLMPADSMRENPYTGPLRFFQGGVNARFFNIQGSNDMLVDTLGLYALGLPDVQYHFRDLNPNDVVRHAYNTAIYQFENGAPIESGHTIGGIEPDSKWKCQYEDSLIQPSRVVLDIAAGEFASGRRNGEI, encoded by the coding sequence ATGTTTTGGAATAAAAGGAAAGCCCCGAAAAACCAAGAGGCCAATCAGCCGGTCAACGGCGAAAATAGTATCCTTAAGCAGGACTTGAGCGAGAAGGCCAAGTATTCGGGCGTATATGTCATGCGGCTTCTCTTTAAGGAAAAGGTTTCAAGGCCTGCGTCTCCAGCCTTGACAGACAGGTTGAAAGCTCGGTTTGGGGGGATAGATGTTGTTTCCGATACTTCGGGGCTTGTGTCCTTCGCCTTGACCGATCATCTGGTTACCTATAAGGATGATAAAAAGGTGCCGTCGCAGCTCATGCTCGTGGAATGTAATCCTGTGCAAGAGCCCATTGGCGACGCCATTAACCGCACACAGTTTTGGGATTGTCCGGACGGAGTTGAGTTGTTGGACTCCTGCCCGTGGCAGGTAATGACATCGGATTTTATGGCGGGTGGACTCCCTCCCTTGGAACGCGCTGATATTCTCGCTGATTGGCTGGAAATCCTACTTGATTTATTCCCCCAATGCGCAGCAGTTTATTTTGATGCCAGCGGGAAGTTGATGCCGGCAGACAGCATGCGAGAGAACCCATACACAGGCCCGCTCCGCTTTTTTCAGGGCGGGGTCAATGCCCGCTTTTTCAATATACAAGGGTCAAATGATATGCTTGTGGATACGCTCGGCCTGTATGCTTTGGGACTGCCGGACGTGCAATACCATTTCCGCGACCTTAATCCGAACGATGTGGTAAGGCACGCCTACAATACGGCAATATACCAATTTGAGAATGGCGCCCCCATTGAGTCGGGACACACAATCGGAGGAATTGAGCCGGACAGCAAGTGGAAGTGTCAATACGAGGATTCCCTGATCCAGCCCTCCCGTGTTGTTTTGGACATAGCTGCCGGCGAGTTTGCTTCCGGCAGACGGAACGGAGAAATCTAA
- a CDS encoding late competence development ComFB family protein, translating to MNEKFISNNVMEQIVDCKLKGLMELSKMCTCERCRADVRALALNDLPPRYVVTRVGEVMTQCELLTLQRQINITISIMRAIKIVSQNPRHSDEI from the coding sequence ATGAATGAAAAATTCATTTCAAATAACGTAATGGAACAAATAGTTGACTGTAAGTTGAAAGGGTTAATGGAGCTGTCAAAAATGTGTACTTGTGAACGATGCCGTGCCGATGTACGTGCATTGGCATTGAATGATTTGCCGCCAAGATATGTGGTAACCCGCGTTGGTGAAGTAATGACGCAATGTGAGTTGCTTACTTTACAAAGGCAAATCAATATTACCATTTCAATAATGCGTGCTATTAAAATAGTATCCCAGAATCCCCGGCATAGTGATGAAATATAA